In the genome of Catharus ustulatus isolate bCatUst1 chromosome 1, bCatUst1.pri.v2, whole genome shotgun sequence, the window GGTCACAGTGGCTGTGGCAGCTTTGGGGCTCAGAGGATCCCGGTGGCCatggccagggctgtggtggccaGGAGGAGTCCTCCAATGTGAAagggggccctggggacgctcCCACCTGGGGGACAAAGAGAAGGGTCAGGGGGGATCATGGGGGAGTGAGGGGGTCGGGGGTGGCCATAACGGGGGTAGGGGTGACAGGAGAGATGGGGCCCatgaggtgacagtgacagggtgAGACAGTGGCTCAGGGggtccctttccctgtgccctgtcatGGATGTTAATGTCCCCACGCCCACTGAGCTCATTCCTGTCCCCACAattggtgtccccagcacagggtgtcCATGCCCCCACAAACACTGTTGatgcctctgtccctgtccccagtccccagtCAGagtcattgtcacctgtgccTCATCAGGTCTGTTCCCAtggccccaggctgtccccatggccccagtgggtgtccccatggtcccagtgggtgtccccatggccccaggctgtccccacggccccaggctgtccccacctgtcagCCACTCGCAGTTGTATTTGCTGTAGGTCCCGATGGAGTCGAGGTGGATCTCCACCTTCTCCCCTTTTGGGATGACTTTGGTGACCTTGAACTTCTCATAGGGTGGGATCAGAACCACTTTATCATTGACTTTTCCAATGAAGGCATTGATTTCCGCGCCGTGACATGTCTGCACCTTGAACACCGTGGGGTATGACGTTCTGTCATCAAATGAATCCCATGACAATGCGAATTGACCCAATCGGACGATGTCGCCAGGATTTGCACAGAACCTGTACTTTAGCTCAGGGTGGATCACATCCTGACATTTCTGCCCCTTCTGAGCCGCCTTCAGTGTGGCCACAGCTCTggtcagcaggaaatgcagcgtTTTGAAGTGGAAATTGTCCCGGTATTCCTGGGGGGAGTGCCCCATAGTCCTCACATAGACATCGAAATAGTCGTACAGGTCAGTCACCCCATAGGCCTGGATGGCGATGGCCTGGTCTGGGgatgacagaggggacacaggggaccccAATTCCTGCCACTCTGCCACGGCCGCAGACCAGGCCTTGGCAAACAGAGAATTGTTCTGGAACTCGGAGCGGTGCAAGGCCGGCAATGCCTCCTTCATGGCAGGGCCACAGCCCTGGTACTGGTCATCGAAGGAGTCCAGGGTCATGTCCAGGGGCTTTTCCTTAATGATCCTGGTGGCCACGGTcattgccagcagtgccagggtgagagCCAGGAGGGCCATGGAGGGAAGAGGCCACAGGGAGCAGTGTGGACACtgggggacagtgaggggacgcagaggggacacggaggtgacacggggacagttTCTCAGTGAGGGActggggtgggcagtggggTCAGCCCAGGGGGAAGGGAGGCACTCCTGGCCAGGAGACACCCCTGCACATGTCTGGGGtccctcaccccaaatcctggggtcacttttgcctccccaacatcccccagacccccagggaccccaatcccaatcccacagttCCACAGCCCCCTCAGAACCCCAATCCTACTCCCATGATTACAATTCCCCTCAGCCCCATCAGGACCCCtgcccaaatcctggggtcactccctgagcccctcagtgttcccctctgcctgtccccacaccccaatcccactcccagtcCCCAATTTCTTTGATGTCACCCCCAACCTCAACCCAAATCTGGGCATCACCCCCTACCCCCacagtgtgtcccagccccccatgaccccaatcTCACTCCCACCATCCCGTGTCCCCCCTCACtttcccccagagctccccatgaccccaatcccagtcccatgacacccccagtgcccccccacaccccaatcccacagtcccCTGTTgcccccaagtgtccccagtgtccccccagcccctgttACCCAAATCAGCCGGAGTgaactccctggcacagctggaggtacCAGAGAGCCGGAATTCTTGCTCAGCTCGGACTCACAGCggatctctcctgctcctgcagttcagGGGGGCTCTGCCACTGGATATTTATCCGCCctaattataaatattcattaaaatgggCGGCTTGGCTGACACAGAACCAGCACttctaatataaataatttgcaTGGCTCCGCCTCTTTCAGTTAATCATTGACATTCCTGGAGAGTCACAGCAGGGCATTCAGGGCCAGGTTGTCACCGAGTGCCCCAATATCTTGGATCATTCGACCTTTCAATTTTAGCCAGCACTGCCTTTTCTGTGTTACTGAACTTGCCAAACTCCCCTCACTGGAGTTCCCTTTATCACTTTCTCCATAGTTTCTAGCAGTGTTTATTCTGCTGTGTCCACACTTTTACATCCTTCTGCTAGTTCATCTCTCAGCCCTatccagcacctccaggggAACTGACactttctgttctctctcttaTTTCTCACCCCTCAGGACCCCAATCCCACGGTCCCTcatccccccagtgcccccagtccctctccccACTGCTCACTGGGTTGCTGTCACACCCCAGACACCAAATGGGGTCCCCTACCAGATGACATCCCTGCAggcaccccaaacctggggatgacctgtccccatcccatggactCCCCAGAGCTTGGCTGGTGCTTCTCTCCTTCACCAACTGCAGCCTCAGTCGGGGTGGGCCTGCCCTGGTTATTGGGAGTTATCACCCACCCACCCTCTTTCCTGGGGCCTTTTCCATGAACAGCCTATTTTCCATCTGCCCAGCTCTATCCAGGCCTCACCTCTGGGGGTGAAATTCCTTTACCAGGAATGAACACCAGGGTGCTTTATTGCCAGGCTATTTCCCCCAAGATTTGGCAATCCccgagctgctgtgccctgggctgtggcacagcccctTCTTTGGGTGCTGCCGAGGAGGGACAATATTTCCTGTTCATATTTAATCacagatccctgtgctgggaatggatttctttctttccatgtggCTCCATGTGCATGAGCAATGCCCAAAGCAGATCTCAAGTGAGTTCCTCTGTTTActctttctcctgctgccccttccAGAGCTCTTTGTGGCACTGCGAACTCTGCCTTGGTGCAACACCCTGTGGTTGCGGTGAGTAAAGCATCTACCACAAACTTCAGTCCCAGACTGAATTTCCTGGTCCCTGGGTGAGGAGAACAGTCACTGCTGCATCTCACAGTTGTTCTGTGATTGAGTTGTTCTGACAAGTATCTCACATTTTGGTTGCTGTAATTGGTACACAAAAAGCTCCAAGGGTTTTGTTGAAGTCTGGAGATCCCTTGGGAGATGCTGACATTGGGGCCACCTTTGAGTAGCAGACACCCTCACTTTGCAGCCAAAATTATCACTTGTGTTCCTTTCTCAACTCTCATTCTGCAGACACTGCACCGAGCACACATTGGGAATCTGAGTTCTGACCTGCACCAGTGCTGGCGTTTGCAGCACTAACGAGCAATTAACAGGTGTCACGATCCGCTCAACACGCGCGGGAGTCGCGATGGTTTGTTCGAtcccagggtgcaaaagacaaacagcGAGGGACTCAAGTTTTCTTCTACAGCAAGCAACAATGCACTTTATTCAGTGCCAACAGCTTAGTTTATGataggggagagagagagaaaaagggaaatgaagtaaaaggggagagggagagagagaaagacaggGTGGGGGGAATAGATACCAACAGGTGGGAGGTCATCCTCGAGTTGTTAATgggccatgttttataaaccaggtgggacagtgattcttatctctgtgggagatatctCCTGATGGAccagctgttaaaaaccagggggcaatgttctttatcttttccagacccctcctccctccaggagatctctcctgaTCATGGACCAGTGAGTCCCACTGTAcaactgataaaattccatcatcccatggggagatgctccacccagggagAGGaaccaagcatttcctacccagataaaaactgagatttggaacatcagagcagcctttcccactgcttTCCAAGAGCTACCAGAACTTTCTACAGGATCACAACTTCAACAAGACCACTTCACCTGGACTGCTACCACGACCCTAACTGAAGGAGTGTCAAGTTGGATTCTGATCCTGccacactttttcttttctactattgcatatattttatttttttctctttatttcctattaaattttgtttctgacttggagtctcaGTGATATCTTAAAAATTTTGTTcattggatttttaaatactttccaAACACTACAGGGGATTCTTGTTTTTTGAATTCTTTTTATCACAGGATATGGAAGAAGTTGTATCATGTTCAGGCTGAGAGAGACTTATCAGTTGCTATATTTATTCCTCTCTTTCACATTATTGCTAAGTTAATTGAAAAATTGTGGAAAGTTTTGGGGTTGGGTCCCCAGTTAAAAACCCCttgccctccttcctccccccaaGCTCCCAAGCCTTCTTCCCCACATGAGGGACAATTCTCAGGCGGGCGTTGCAGAGTGGACAGGGTTGCCACCAATCCCCTGACGCCTCCTGACAGAAGTTCAGGCTGTCAGGGTTATGAAAGAGACTTTGTGGGGACTCAATTCTCCTATTACCCGAAATTTTGGGAGTTCAAAGTTATTGCTGTAGAGCTAGGAGTGGCAACAAAATTTAGCAAAACATGGTTTCcttcagaggcagaaaaaaggaatttattatAGAAGCAATCACAATTTTTTGGATTAGATCACAGAACCAGGATATACTCAAACTGATTGGTCCAAGGAAGGCAACAGCCCTTGCAAACATGCTTTCACCCAAACATCAAGTCTCTCACACATCCTACTCTGCAAACAGAAGGTGCTCATCTCtgttattaattctttctcttctcttttccttttagtAGCTTGAGAAAACTCAAGCTGCATCTTTCCCTGGCTTTCACCAGTATCCCACACAAACTCTCGGGTGAAACCACCTGGGTGCTGTGACAAACTTCACATCTTCTCATGTGGAGACATCAAGACCCATTTTGAACACTCCTAAAGACCCCAACCCCCTGAGTCGTTTTTCACGGACATCACCGCCCATCTTCCTATAAACTCctgccctgtgagggtggtgatgaCCTGGCACAGgctacccagagaagctgtggctgccccgtccctggtcgtgtcccaggccaggctgggcgggccctggagcagcctggcccaggggaagatgtccctggcctggcagggctggtccCGGACGCGCTTTAAGGTCTCTCcattccaaaccattcccagcCTTGGGGTCGGGCTCGTGCTGCCACCTGCTGGTGGCACACGGAACTGCAGCTGATTTCTCGCTCTCACTGCTGCCCTCCAGTGGGCAATTCCGGAACTACAATTCCCAGAATCCCAATATCCCAGAACGGATCAGGATGGAAGGACCCAGAGTGGGcacctggtccaacctcccagctcaggcagtgTCATCCTGAACACAGGATTGGGTCCAGAGtagcccagaactggacacggCACTGGGCAGAGGtggacacagcactgaacaGAACTGGACACCCCATGGAATTGCTTTGATACAATTAATTTAGGGAACTGTTTGGATACAATTGATTTGAAGCAATTATTTTTGAGAATTAATATGATACAAtacttcaaatatatttattttatataattgttCTGCACAATGGCCTTGGTGACTACAGTGGCCACAGTGGGTGTGGCAGTCTTGTGGGTCAGGGTGACCATGGTGGTCACAGTGGCCTTGGTGCTTACAGTGACCATGGTGGCCACAGGACTAGTGGAGGCCACAGTGACCTCATGGAGGCAAGAGGCCAAGGTGGCCATAGTGGCAGTGCTGGCCTTGGTAGCCTTGATAACCTTGTTTCTCTGGCTGACCACATGGTCTTGGTGACCGTGGTGGCTGCAGTGGCCCCAGTGACTCTGGTGACCTTGGTGACTTCATGACTCAGAGGATCCCGGtggccactgccagggctgtggtggccaGGAGGAGTCCTCCAATGTGAAAGGGGGCCCCGGGGATGCTCCCACCTGGGGGATAAAGAGGGGGCATCAGGGGGACCATGGGAGAGTGAGGGGGTCGGGGTGGCCATAacggggctgggggtgacaggAGAGATGGGGACCATGAGGTGACAGTtacagggggtgacaggggatCAGGGGGTCCCTTTCCCCGTGCCCTGTCATGGATGTTCCTATCCCCATGCCCACTGAGctcattcccatccccagacttggtgtccccagcacagggtgtccttgtccccacacACGCcgtgggtgtccctgtccctgtcacccatCCCCAGTCAGagtcattgtcacctgtgccttatcagggctgtccccatggccccagtgggtgtccccatggccccaggctgtccccatggccccagtgggtgtccccatggtcccagtgggtgtccccatggccccagtgggtgtccccatggccccaggctgtccccacctcTCAGCCACTCGCAGTTGTATTTGCTGTAGGTCCCGATGGAGTCGAGGTGGATCTCCACCTTCTCCCCTTTCTCAATGACTTTGGTGACCTTGAACTTCTCAAAGGGAGGGATCAGCACATCATCCTTATCGGGATTGTCACCAAATGCCTGGATGTCCGCGCCGTGACATGTCTGCACCTTGAACAACGTGGTGATCCCAGATCTTTCTGCGACAGTTTTGTTAAGTGTCGATGACATGAAGTGACCGAACCGGACGATGTCACCAGGCTTTGCCCTGTACCGTAGGTAGTACACCCCTCGGAACACCAAGTGACATTTCTGCCCCTTGTGAGCGTCCCTCAGAGTGGCCAGAGCGTCggtcagcaggaaatgcagagttttgTAGTGGAAATTGTACCGGTATTCCTGGGGGGAGCGCCCAGCCATTCTCACTTCCTCATTGAAATACTCGTACAGGTCCAAGTTGGTGGCGGTCATGATGGCAATGGCCTGGTCTGGGgatgacagaggggacacaggggaccccTGATACTTCCACCTCTCCACGGACACAGGCCACATGTCAGCAAAACTAGGATTGTCGTGGAACTCGGAGTGGTTCAGAGCCGGCAGCTCCGCCCTCATGGCAGGGCCACAGCCCTGGTACTGGTCATCGAAGGAGTCCGGGGCCATGTCCAGGGGCTTTTCCTCAATGGTCATGGTGGCCACGGTGATtgtcagcagtgccagggtgagagCCAGGAGGGCCATGGAGGGGAGAGGCCACAGGGAGCAGTgtggacactgggggacacagtggggacacggaggggacacagaggggacacagaggtgacacagaggtgacacggGGAGGGTTCCTCAGTGAGGGActggggtgggcagtggggTGAGTCCAGGGGGATGGGAGGTACTCCTGTCTTGGAGACTCCTGTAGATTTCTGGGATCCCTCATCCCAAATCTTGGGGTCACTTTGcctccccaatgtcccccagtCCCCCAtggaccccaatcccaatcccacagcaCCAcggccccacagcccccccaggAGCCCAATCCTACTCCCATGATTACAAttcccctcagcacccccaggaccccaacccaaatcctggggtcactccctgagcccctcagtgTTCCCCTCaacctgtccccacaccccaatccTACTCCCACTCCCCAATCTCTTTGGTGTCACCCCAGAACCTCAACCCAAATCCAGGCATCACCCCCTACCCCCacagtgtgtcccagcccccatgaccccaatcccactcccatcATCCCGTGTCCACCCTCACTTTCCCACAGATCACACCACgaccccaatcccagtcccatgACACCCCCAGTTCCTACccagaccccaatcccacagtcccctgtcccccccagtgtccccagtgttccCCCAGCCCTTGATACCCAAATCAGCCGGAGTgaactccctggcacagctggaggtacCAGAGAGCCGGAATTCTTGATCAGTTCGGACTCACAGCggatctctcctgctcctgcagctctggggggcTCATCCACGGTATTTATCCACCctaattataaatattcattaaaatgggCGGTGTGGTTGACACAGAACCAGCACTTCTACTATAAATAATTTGCGTGACTCCGCCACTTTTAGTTGATAATTGTACAGTCCTGGAGAGTCACAGCAGGGCATTCAGGGCCAGGTTGTCACTGAGTGCCCCAATATCTTGGATCACTCGACCTTTCAATTTTGGCCAGCACTGCCTTTTCTGTGTTACTGAACTTGCCAAAATCCCCTCAGTGGAGTTCCCTTTATTTGCTTCTCCAAAGCTTCTGGCAATGTTTATTCTGCTGTGTCCACACTTTTACATCCTTCTGCAAGTTCATCTCTCAGCCCTatccagcacctccaggggAACTGACgctttctgttctctctcttatttctctccccccaggaccccaatcccacggtcccacatccccccagtgcccccagtcccactccccactgctcacTGATTTCCACAAATTTTTTgaggatgcagcctcctttttatcctgttttcccatctgcattttcctctctctttccacATTGCTGAGGTACCTGTGAGGCACCGACTTCCTGGAacacctgatacctgagattcccctctaatgtataaccctcccttttaattttcagttcttacggaatttatttatttccccatgttttctttcatttttcaatgtCCAATCTCATTTCTCATTAAACCTACACTTTGTTGGTAAAGGCAAATATTGTTTCCAATCAACAATCAGTGGAATCCACCCCATTGTTATTTTATGCTTGTGTTATCTACCAGCAGATGCACATCTTGTTTGTAAAGAGAAATCCATCTTTCCTCTCAATCCCTCCTCTTTTTATTGCTTTACTAATTGTCTTTACAAATTTTAGTTATCATTGACTTAACTTCCTGTTCCCGcggtttttttggttttgcaaatatttgcatgGAGAAAAATTTCTGTCCTTCTGTAGCCATCTCTGGATCAGCAGCCAGGGTTactccctgcatttcccagctcccacaTGAGGTTTCCTCCTGCAGTTACATCCCAGATCTGTTTTGTTAGATCTGGACCAGAACCTATTGAAAAGGGTTTGAATTCCATTCAGGTGTTGCTACTTCCACTGATAGTCACAGATAAGATGTGTCCTACTTGTGGAATTATCTTGGGGgtagattaaaaataattggtCACAAAACTTATCCTTCCCCACGGCTTTACAGCCTTCAAAATCCTTCTGGTAATTATGGAAGGAACACCTTACCCAGCTACCATTCATGAACTTAACATGAGTTGGGTTCCATCTGCCTTGATATCTGGAACAATCCTAAGGAGGGCAGTTGGGGCTCCAACAATCTGAACCCAAAGATCATGTTGGCTGGGAACCAAGAAAGCAGCCAGGATTTTTCTCAGGCTGCTCGAGCTTTGCTCCCAGGTTTCTCAAGGAgagaaacccaaaacaaagacCACACACCTGCTAGTGTGTGCATGGCGCTGGTCATGGAGTGTGTTTCTAAAAGGGCTTCTCCTCTGTCCAGTGAACTTTCTCTAAATTATTTTGGTAATATATACAATTGAAACCCATGATTTCCTTGAATAAATGCTCTTCCTTGCTCCTGTAAGAAAGTTGCCATGTTGCTGTGACTTTTCACCGCTCGGAACCACATACAGTAACATTTGGAGGATTCCACTGAGGTCGCTGCTTGAGTGGACTGGACAGTGTTACAGAAATTGCCAAAAATACGAGTTCAATTTATCTGTTTCTCCATCAGCTCCAGCCACCTTTGTTCTGTGGTGTCCCCACTTTTAcatccttttatatttttctgctaGTTCATTTTTCATCCCTATCCAGTGCCTTCAGAAGAATtcaattttctgttctctctcttatttctcacccccaggaccccaatcccacggtcccacatccccccagtgcccccagtcccactccccactgctcacTGGGTTGCTGTCACACCCCAGACACCAAATGGGGTCCCCTACAAGGTGACATTCCTGGGGAtgacctgtccccatcccatggactCCCCAGAGCTTGGCTGGTGCTTCTCTCCTTCGCCAACTGCAGCCTCAGTCGGGGTGTGCCTGGTTATTGGGAGTTATcactctctttatttttaattaatctcattaattttaatttttaatctgccTCTTGGGGTGAAATTCCTTTTTCAGGTGTTGTGTTGGGGCAGGATCAGTAAAGCCCCTCAGCCGCTCCCCTctgcagaggagagaggagagaaaatggaaCCAAGAATTTGTGGGGTGAGATAAAACCCGGGAGAGATCACCCATCAAAAATCActgagggaaaagagagaggagagaaaattgaACCAAGAATTTGAgataaaatccaggaaaaatcacCCATCAAAAATCATtgaggggaaagagagagaagagaaaattgaACCAAGAatttgtgggttgagataaacCCAGGATCTGAACCACAAATCTGACAGAAATTCTGattctaatttaaaattagttaTTTACTGGAGTGAATTAAAAGCAAATCTCTAGGTAAGCCTTGCTGAAAAGAATTAGAAGATAATTAATTATAATCAatgaaataatcaaaataaCCCATCAAAAATCAttgagggaaaagagagaggagagaaaattgaACCaagatttgaaataaaatccagGATCTGAACCACAAATCTGACAGAAATTCCGATTCTAATTTAAATTAGTCACTTACTACAGTTAATTATAAGCAGATTGCTAGGTAAGCCTTGTTGAAAAGAATTTAAAGATAATTAATTATaatcaatgaaaataattataattttgttAGAAGAAACCAGGtttgatttaaataatttttatgtttgctcagctgtgcaaTGGAAGAGAAGAATCTGGGAAATAAatgcagagaaacacaaaaaattgcaaccagaaactttTTCTaaaccacaaaattaaaaaattggaGCTGTCCCAAAAGTCAGTGCTGGAGTCATgaatatggaaatatttcaatttctatttctatttaaatttttatttaaacttctagctgaatttatatttcaatttttgtttcaatttgtatttcaatttctatttcatattctatttcaatttctatttctatttaaatttctattaaaatttctatctaaatttatttctaaattccTTTCTAAATGtctatttaaatttctgtttcaatttctatctaaatttctatttcaatttctatctaaatttttatttcaatttctattaaaatttctatttctatttaaattttgattaaaatttctatctaaatttatttctaaatttctttctaaatttctatttcaatttctatctcaatttctatttcaatttttatttcaatttctattaaaatttctatttcaatttctatctaaatttcaatttaaattccTATATCAATTTCTATctaaatttctattaaaatttctatttcaatttctttttaaattactatttcaatttctattatttcaatttctatctaaatttcaatttcaatttcaatttataactaaatttctattaaaatttctatttaaatttctatctaaatttctattaaaatttctactaaaatttctattaaaatttctactaaaatttctatttaaatgtCTATTTAAATTTCTATCTAAATTgctatttcaatttttaattaaatttcaatttctAATATTTCTAATATTACATTTCTAACTTTCTGATATTTCAattcctgttttgtttccttttgtcaATAATTGGCTCGGTGATTTTGCTGTGAGTTTTGGGGGGTTACCCCACGCAGCtgaattaaatagaaatttaatatataaaatataaatatgaatatagaaaatataaatgtgaCTGTatataaaaatctaaatatttattttaaaatataaatattaatatataaaatacataacataaaatgtgtatatataaccgaaatataaatatatataaaatatatattaaaatataaatctataaatatatgtatatataaaataaaaatataaatatacataatcTAAATATTAAGATtgagaaatataaatatgaagatatataaatatataaatatggatatataaaatatataaatatgaatatataatgtatataatataactgtgtgtatatataaatataaatatgaagatagataaaatataaatattattatataaGATTGCAAATATGAATATAGAATATGAATATAACTATACATAATCTAAAtcagaatatataaaatatatattaatatataataaaatatgaatagataaaatttaaatattaatatatagaATCTAAATAcgaatatatataaaatctaaatattaatatctaaaatatatattactagatataatatattaatatataaaatctaaatactaatatataaaaatataaatattaatatataagaatctaa includes:
- the LOC116994801 gene encoding erythroblast NAD(P)(+)--arginine ADP-ribosyltransferase-like, with the protein product MTVATRIIKEKPLDMTLDSFDDQYQGCGPAMKEALPALHRSEFQNNSLFAKAWSAAVAEWQELGSPVSPLSSPDQAIAIQAYGVTDLYDYFDVYVRTMGHSPQEYRDNFHFKTLHFLLTRAVATLKAAQKGQKCQDVIHPELKYRFCANPGDIVRLGQFALSWDSFDDRTSYPTVFKVQTCHGAEINAFIGKVNDKVVLIPPYEKFKVTKVIPKGEKVEIHLDSIGTYSKYNCEWLTGGSVPRAPFHIGGLLLATTALAVATGIL
- the LOC116994645 gene encoding erythroblast NAD(P)(+)--arginine ADP-ribosyltransferase-like isoform X4, which encodes MALLALTLALLTITVATMTIEEKPLDMAPDSFDDQYQGCGPAMRAELPALNHSEFHDNPSFADMWPVSVERWKYQGSPVSPLSSPDQAIAIMTATNLDLYEYFNEEVRMAGRSPQEYRYNFHYKTLHFLLTDALATLRDAHKGQKCHLVFRGVYYLRYRAKPGDIVRFGHFMSSTLNKTVAERSGITTLFKVQTCHGADIQAFGDNPDKDDVLIPPFEKFKVTKVIEKGEKVEIHLDSIGTYSKYNCEWLRGGSIPGAPFHIGGLLLATTALAVATGIL